From bacterium, a single genomic window includes:
- a CDS encoding amidohydrolase family protein — MTYFDACCILGRSLRFGPNHPCTASQLLSEMDHFGIHEALVLDSMSVSTNPMAGNARILDVTRDQPRLHPAWTLLLPNSREFPPPEELLKQMRAAGVGAVWMFYKHFLLPLDDWATDELLEPLAEAHVPLFLSPDSNLEGYSDRTDWSAVVALCKRHPQMPVVVSENRIYRSQRALYEALNACPNLHLDLSSVWLHHRIEFICREWGAERLVWASHLPERTPGTPLMQLNYSDISEDELALIAGGNLRNLLSWNRKVSSVEQAEFPEPVDTLHRKVRLRESLRDEQFADCHGHIGWADPYHVVNDTPADLVAEMDKFGLDTCCVFGMQIMGDNDFGNDEVAAMLRAYPGRFVGFTFVNPNYGEAAMLAELERGLSLGMQGIKLMLDSYATYPSSGPLVEVPCRFAHEHGQIILSHTWGGADRIRDLCQRYPNACFIAGHATAAFVDVCREVDNLYICTCPFLAWNQTEQFVQMYGADRILFGSDLTDLPISWGLGQIMYARISEEDKRKILGGNLRKIMERYGVKR, encoded by the coding sequence ATGACCTACTTCGACGCTTGCTGTATTCTCGGCCGGTCGTTGCGGTTCGGCCCCAACCACCCCTGCACCGCGTCCCAACTCCTCTCGGAGATGGATCACTTCGGCATCCACGAGGCGCTGGTGCTCGATAGCATGTCCGTGTCCACCAACCCGATGGCCGGCAACGCTCGCATCCTGGACGTGACCCGCGACCAGCCGCGCCTGCACCCGGCCTGGACGCTGCTGCTGCCCAACAGCCGCGAGTTTCCGCCGCCTGAGGAACTCCTCAAGCAGATGCGTGCGGCGGGCGTCGGAGCGGTCTGGATGTTCTACAAGCACTTCCTTCTGCCGCTGGATGACTGGGCCACGGATGAGCTGCTGGAGCCGCTGGCCGAGGCGCATGTGCCGCTGTTCCTGTCGCCCGACAGCAACCTCGAGGGCTACAGCGACCGCACCGACTGGAGCGCGGTCGTGGCCCTGTGCAAGCGTCACCCGCAGATGCCGGTGGTGGTCAGCGAGAACCGCATCTACCGCAGCCAGCGCGCGCTGTACGAGGCGCTCAACGCCTGCCCCAACCTGCACCTGGACCTGTCGTCGGTCTGGCTGCACCACCGCATCGAGTTCATCTGCCGCGAGTGGGGGGCCGAGCGGCTGGTCTGGGCCTCACACCTGCCCGAGCGCACACCCGGGACGCCGCTGATGCAACTGAACTACTCGGACATCTCCGAGGACGAGCTGGCGCTCATCGCGGGCGGCAATCTGCGGAACCTGCTGAGTTGGAACCGGAAGGTTAGCTCCGTCGAGCAGGCGGAGTTCCCCGAGCCTGTGGACACGCTGCACCGCAAGGTGCGCCTGCGGGAGTCGCTGCGGGACGAGCAGTTCGCGGACTGTCACGGGCACATCGGCTGGGCCGATCCGTACCACGTGGTCAATGACACCCCCGCCGACCTCGTCGCCGAGATGGATAAGTTCGGTCTTGACACCTGCTGCGTCTTCGGAATGCAGATCATGGGCGACAACGACTTCGGCAACGACGAGGTCGCGGCCATGCTGCGCGCCTACCCCGGTCGCTTCGTCGGCTTCACGTTCGTGAACCCCAACTACGGCGAGGCGGCGATGCTGGCGGAACTGGAGCGCGGGCTGTCGCTGGGGATGCAGGGGATCAAGCTGATGCTGGACTCGTATGCCACATACCCCTCAAGCGGGCCGCTGGTGGAAGTGCCGTGCCGCTTCGCCCATGAGCATGGCCAGATCATCCTGAGCCACACCTGGGGAGGGGCCGACCGGATCCGAGACCTGTGCCAGCGCTACCCCAACGCCTGCTTCATCGCCGGCCACGCGACCGCGGCATTTGTGGATGTGTGCCGCGAAGTGGACAACCTGTACATCTGCACCTGCCCCTTCCTGGCGTGGAACCAGACGGAGCAGTTCGTGCAGATGTACGGCGCAGAC
- a CDS encoding S9 family peptidase produces the protein MQRLCCLLCLPLFLTVALAQQTATYTVKLGAFPWHDRVNQWALSQIPDKYLSDHAIPQQSCTARNIIVPEGTKQATIGVLDKQLAEFLTKQTGATDTGDKLQIKQGGGTLDYAIVTVANPPTEMKHTWMSAGLILLALDPPLQAAAQAPAAPAGGVQAPAPQPPAAGQYVPGDKAAPWHDRVGRWVINKVPAGYQNLPPVPQQSCDAKTLVLPTGTKAVTIAVSDTDLSEFQKRYPQIKDTGLDLSVEPPGGGSGLPYSIITFPDPPENGDFRAFAKGGIVLLKLDATAGAGAGGTPALVAPGGAKSVLSQEQEFVAQEWPFQPGERKVKMFVQEPAAGITANTGLMLVLHNWGGVYNSAEYVKWCKTFADRFNVIAMSVNYLQSGPGSWSADKPYDHGYLQAMDCLRALYAVWKQLKDKGIAFDEHRVYSMGGSGGGNVTEMVMKLAPHTFACGVDICGMPGLIDAIAYGTGEGTSLNAGYGKDPAKPNYLSPDMQQIRDFGNLEHCKLLRAANPGLKIVIVHGLTDPTCPPIPKVEQYANMLRAGLSVDGHFLTEADVDGTAVTTTGHPVGNREQVVIKYADEYMKEDGKLKKATAGPSDFTHGGTFEYPTTGGKFVIDFTAAPTIRFVAK, from the coding sequence ATGCAGCGTCTGTGCTGCCTTCTCTGCTTGCCCCTCTTCCTGACAGTGGCCCTCGCCCAGCAAACGGCCACCTACACCGTCAAGCTCGGGGCCTTCCCGTGGCATGACCGCGTGAACCAGTGGGCCCTCAGCCAGATCCCCGACAAGTACCTCAGCGACCACGCCATTCCCCAGCAGAGCTGCACTGCCCGCAACATCATCGTTCCCGAGGGCACCAAGCAAGCCACCATCGGCGTGCTGGACAAGCAGCTCGCCGAGTTCCTGACCAAGCAGACCGGCGCCACGGACACCGGCGACAAGCTGCAGATCAAGCAGGGCGGCGGCACGCTGGACTATGCCATCGTGACCGTGGCCAACCCGCCCACGGAGATGAAGCACACGTGGATGAGCGCCGGGCTGATCCTGCTGGCGCTGGACCCGCCGCTGCAAGCCGCTGCACAAGCCCCGGCTGCCCCGGCCGGCGGCGTACAAGCCCCCGCTCCACAGCCGCCCGCCGCCGGCCAGTATGTCCCCGGCGACAAGGCTGCGCCGTGGCATGACCGCGTGGGTCGCTGGGTCATCAACAAGGTGCCGGCGGGGTATCAGAACCTGCCCCCGGTGCCGCAGCAGAGCTGTGACGCCAAGACGCTCGTTCTGCCGACGGGGACCAAAGCCGTGACCATCGCCGTGTCCGACACGGACCTGTCCGAGTTCCAGAAGCGCTACCCGCAGATCAAGGACACGGGGCTGGACCTGTCGGTCGAGCCGCCCGGGGGCGGGTCCGGGCTCCCCTACTCGATCATCACCTTCCCCGACCCGCCCGAGAATGGCGACTTCCGCGCCTTCGCCAAGGGCGGGATCGTGCTGCTCAAGCTGGATGCAACGGCGGGAGCCGGGGCCGGCGGGACGCCGGCACTGGTCGCCCCAGGAGGAGCCAAGAGTGTGCTGAGCCAGGAACAGGAGTTCGTCGCCCAGGAATGGCCGTTCCAGCCGGGCGAGCGCAAGGTGAAGATGTTCGTCCAGGAGCCGGCCGCCGGCATTACCGCCAACACCGGCCTGATGCTCGTGCTGCACAACTGGGGCGGGGTCTACAACTCCGCCGAGTACGTCAAGTGGTGCAAGACCTTCGCCGACCGCTTCAACGTCATCGCGATGTCGGTCAACTATCTGCAGAGCGGGCCGGGAAGCTGGTCGGCGGACAAGCCCTACGACCACGGCTACCTGCAGGCGATGGACTGCCTCCGGGCGCTCTATGCCGTCTGGAAGCAACTGAAGGACAAGGGGATCGCGTTCGACGAGCACCGCGTGTACTCGATGGGCGGGTCCGGCGGGGGCAACGTCACCGAGATGGTGATGAAGCTGGCTCCGCACACCTTCGCCTGCGGGGTGGACATCTGCGGGATGCCGGGGCTCATTGACGCCATCGCCTACGGCACCGGCGAGGGCACGAGCCTGAACGCCGGCTACGGCAAGGACCCGGCCAAGCCCAACTACCTCAGCCCCGACATGCAGCAGATCCGCGACTTCGGCAACCTGGAGCACTGCAAGCTGCTGAGAGCCGCCAACCCGGGCCTGAAGATCGTCATCGTCCACGGCCTGACTGACCCCACCTGCCCGCCGATCCCCAAGGTCGAGCAGTACGCGAACATGCTCCGCGCGGGTCTGTCGGTGGACGGGCACTTCCTGACCGAGGCGGATGTGGACGGCACCGCCGTCACGACCACCGGCCACCCGGTCGGCAACCGCGAGCAGGTGGTCATCAAGTACGCCGACGAGTACATGAAGGAAGACGGGAAGCTGAAGAAGGCGACCGCCGGGCCGAGTGACTTCACCCACGGTGGGACGTTCGAGTACCCGACGACCGGCGGGAAGTTCGTGATAGACTTCACGGCCGCGCCGACGATCAGGTTCGTGGCGAAGTAG
- the dinB gene encoding DNA polymerase IV produces the protein MNRHILHADMDAFFASVEQVLHPEYRSQPLIVGGPEARGVVSAASYEARRFGVHSAMPIWKARQLCPQGIFLPVNGPACAEASQRALEIYQSYTPRLDPISIDEACLDISGSLKLFGPPEQIARAIQDRIERELGLSVSIGLAPNRLVAKMASDWHKPRGLTIVTPEQLPDILAPLPAEKLWGLGPVTAQRLKQMGISTIGQIQRLPVLLLEREFGAHGRQLHRAALGQDDTPVPIYDGTREWRQMSEETTLARDTRDVELLGRTLLVLCDELARRLRREGYQARTVTLKIRLEDFTNFTRSCTMDRVTDSELDLYAEATRLLGQVVGCKAGACTPPDRGGVQAPALQSAYKLGARRVRLIGVAAGNLVRTGMPWQLSLFEESASRRRSLCRARDRIIGQFGKRAIERASLMDD, from the coding sequence ATGAACCGCCATATTCTTCATGCCGACATGGACGCGTTCTTCGCCAGTGTCGAGCAAGTGCTGCACCCCGAGTACCGCAGCCAGCCGCTGATCGTCGGCGGCCCTGAAGCGCGCGGCGTGGTGTCCGCGGCCTCCTACGAGGCCCGGCGCTTCGGCGTCCACTCCGCCATGCCCATCTGGAAGGCACGCCAGCTCTGCCCGCAGGGCATTTTCCTACCGGTCAACGGCCCCGCCTGCGCGGAGGCGTCGCAACGGGCGCTGGAGATCTACCAGTCCTACACCCCCCGCTTAGACCCCATCTCCATTGACGAGGCCTGCCTGGACATCTCCGGCAGTCTGAAGCTGTTCGGCCCGCCCGAGCAGATCGCCCGCGCGATTCAGGATCGCATCGAGCGTGAGTTGGGCCTGTCGGTGTCCATCGGCCTGGCCCCCAACCGCCTCGTCGCCAAGATGGCTTCCGACTGGCACAAGCCGCGCGGGCTGACGATCGTGACCCCCGAGCAACTCCCCGACATCCTGGCGCCGCTGCCGGCCGAGAAGCTCTGGGGCCTCGGCCCGGTCACCGCCCAGCGCCTCAAGCAGATGGGCATCAGCACCATTGGCCAGATCCAGCGGTTGCCGGTGCTGCTGCTGGAGCGGGAGTTCGGCGCCCACGGCCGGCAGTTGCACCGCGCGGCACTCGGGCAGGATGACACGCCGGTGCCGATCTATGACGGCACGCGCGAATGGCGGCAGATGAGCGAGGAGACGACCCTGGCGCGCGATACGCGGGATGTGGAGCTGCTGGGGCGAACGCTGCTGGTCCTGTGTGACGAGCTGGCGCGACGGCTCCGGCGCGAGGGCTACCAGGCCCGCACCGTGACCCTCAAGATCCGCCTGGAGGACTTCACCAACTTCACCCGCTCCTGCACCATGGACCGGGTGACGGACAGCGAGCTGGACCTGTACGCGGAGGCGACGCGGCTGCTGGGACAAGTGGTGGGCTGTAAGGCGGGGGCTTGTACCCCGCCGGACAGGGGCGGGGTACAAGCCCCCGCCCTACAGTCTGCCTACAAACTCGGCGCCCGGCGGGTACGGCTGATCGGGGTGGCGGCGGGGAACCTGGTGCGGACGGGCATGCCCTGGCAGCTCTCGCTGTTCGAGGAGAGTGCGAGCCGCCGTCGTAGCCTGTGCCGCGCCCGCGACCGGATCATCGGCCAGTTCGGCAAACGGGCCATCGAGCGGGCCAGCTTGATGGACGACTGA
- a CDS encoding PQQ-binding-like beta-propeller repeat protein, with product MRRSLTPAVMVLCLATSLAYAADWPHFMGPSRNGLAPDTGLNKDWRANPPQVLWRAQMNDNGYAGPSVAGGKVFIMDRAGDNDVVRCLDLQSGQDVWRYEYQEGGRDNYGFARATPSYADGKLYTLSRFGILNCLDAASGRVVWTKSLMREFGGKPPNWNYSASPLVDGDKVIVQAGSPKGNVMALNKDTGAVIWVGDDADLAGYGTPVIATILGQRQYVVPTGRNFVGVDTNTGKTLWRFPWANKCNVNASQAVVEGNFVFLTSGYSIGCALVEITPQGPKEYWRNNDITPHFSSPIYYNGYIYSDSDTGGALVCMSPQQGQVCWRQGGFEKGGLLIADGVIIACTGNTGDVVMCKADPGGYQELGRIKPLGGQAWTAPILADGYLLVRNKQALACIKLK from the coding sequence ATGCGCAGATCCCTGACCCCTGCCGTGATGGTGCTGTGCCTGGCCACCAGCCTCGCCTATGCCGCGGACTGGCCGCACTTCATGGGCCCGAGCCGCAATGGCCTCGCTCCCGACACCGGCCTGAACAAGGACTGGCGGGCCAACCCGCCGCAGGTGCTGTGGCGGGCGCAGATGAACGACAACGGCTATGCGGGCCCCAGCGTGGCCGGGGGCAAGGTTTTCATCATGGACCGCGCCGGCGACAATGACGTCGTACGGTGCCTGGACCTGCAGAGCGGGCAGGATGTCTGGCGCTATGAGTACCAGGAGGGGGGGCGTGACAACTACGGGTTTGCCCGTGCCACGCCCTCATACGCCGACGGCAAGCTCTACACGCTGAGCCGCTTCGGCATTCTCAACTGCCTGGACGCTGCCAGCGGCCGGGTGGTGTGGACCAAGAGCCTGATGCGCGAGTTCGGCGGGAAGCCGCCGAACTGGAACTACTCGGCCTCACCGCTGGTGGATGGGGACAAGGTGATCGTGCAGGCCGGCAGCCCCAAGGGCAATGTGATGGCCCTGAACAAGGACACCGGCGCCGTGATCTGGGTCGGGGACGATGCGGACCTCGCCGGCTACGGCACCCCCGTCATTGCCACCATCCTGGGCCAGCGGCAGTATGTTGTGCCCACGGGCCGGAACTTCGTGGGCGTGGATACCAACACGGGCAAGACACTCTGGCGCTTCCCCTGGGCGAACAAGTGCAACGTCAACGCCTCCCAGGCCGTCGTGGAGGGCAACTTCGTATTCCTCACCAGCGGCTACAGCATTGGCTGTGCGCTGGTGGAGATCACGCCGCAGGGGCCGAAAGAGTACTGGCGGAACAACGACATCACGCCCCACTTCAGCTCTCCCATCTACTACAACGGGTACATCTACAGCGACAGCGATACCGGTGGGGCGCTGGTGTGCATGAGCCCCCAGCAGGGGCAGGTGTGCTGGCGTCAGGGCGGCTTCGAGAAGGGCGGCCTGCTCATCGCCGACGGTGTCATCATCGCTTGCACCGGCAACACCGGCGATGTGGTGATGTGCAAGGCCGATCCGGGCGGCTACCAGGAGTTGGGCCGCATCAAGCCCCTGGGCGGCCAGGCCTGGACAGCGCCCATCCTCGCCGATGGCTACCTGCTCGTGCGCAACAAGCAAGCGCTGGCCTGCATCAAGCTGAAGTAG